One segment of Argiope bruennichi chromosome 11, qqArgBrue1.1, whole genome shotgun sequence DNA contains the following:
- the LOC129956921 gene encoding uncharacterized protein LOC129956921 isoform X2, with protein MSAKIGCFMIAAGVIIFIALSLKILIQPFIPEDNFIHDYFPATELVFGIPILFGVMFFCGFGMYIFEVILKENVASMQNTIIILKEKKHS; from the exons ATGTCAGCAAAAATTGGTTGTTTCATGATTGCAGCTGGTGTTATCATATTCATTGCTTTGTCGTTGAAAATTCTTATACag CCGTTCATACCAGAAGATAATTTTATACATGATTACTTCCCTGCTACTGAATTGGTTTTTGGAATTCCGATCCTTTTTGGGGTTATGTTCTTTTGTGGGTTtg gtATGTATATCTTTGaggtaatattaaaagaaaatgtggcTTCTATGCAAAATACg ATAATCATCTTGAAGgaaaaaaagcattcataa
- the LOC129956921 gene encoding uncharacterized protein LOC129956921 isoform X1: protein MSAKIGCFMIAAGVIIFIALSLKILIQPFIPEDNFIHDYFPATELVFGIPILFGVMFFCGFGMYIFEVILKENVASMQNTVNITLHLIKYLI from the exons ATGTCAGCAAAAATTGGTTGTTTCATGATTGCAGCTGGTGTTATCATATTCATTGCTTTGTCGTTGAAAATTCTTATACag CCGTTCATACCAGAAGATAATTTTATACATGATTACTTCCCTGCTACTGAATTGGTTTTTGGAATTCCGATCCTTTTTGGGGTTATGTTCTTTTGTGGGTTtg gtATGTATATCTTTGaggtaatattaaaagaaaatgtggcTTCTATGCAAAATACg GTAAACATTACGCTTCACCTTATTAAATACCTAATATAA